The following are encoded together in the Peromyscus leucopus breed LL Stock chromosome 1, UCI_PerLeu_2.1, whole genome shotgun sequence genome:
- the Rbp4 gene encoding LOW QUALITY PROTEIN: retinol-binding protein 4 (The sequence of the model RefSeq protein was modified relative to this genomic sequence to represent the inferred CDS: inserted 1 base in 1 codon): MEWVWALVLLAALGGGSAERDCRVSSFRVKENFDKARFSGLWYAIAKKDPEGLFLQDNIIAEFSVDEKGHMSATAXGRVRLLSNWEVCADMVGTFTDTEDPAKFKMKYWGVASFLQRGNDDHWIIDTDYDTFALQYSCRLQNLDGTCADSYSFVFSRDPNGLSPETRRLVRQRQEELCLERQYRWIEHNGYCQSIPSRNSL, translated from the exons ATGGAGTGGGTGTGGGCGCTTGTGCTTCTGGCGGCGCTGGGAGGCGGCAGCGCCGAGCGCGACTGCAGGGTGAGCAGCTTCCGAGTCAAGGAGAACTTCGACAAGGCTCGT TTCTCTGGGTTATGGTACGCCATCGCCAAAAAGGACCCCGAGGGTCTCTTTTTGCAAGACAACATCATCGCTGAGTTTTCCGTGGACGAGAAGGGTCATATGAGCGCCACAG AAGGGCGAGTCCGACTTCTGAG CAACTGGGAAGTGTGTGCAGACATGGTGGGCACTTTCACAGACACTGAAGATCCTGCCAAGTTCAAGATGAAGTACTGGGGTGTAGCCTCCTTTCTCCAGCGAGGAA ACGATGACCACTGGATCATCGATACGGACTACGACACCTTCGCGCTGCAGTACTCCTGCCGCCTGCAGAATCTGGACGGCACCTGTGCGGACAGCTACTCCTTCGTGTTTTCCCGAGACCCCAACGGCCTGAGCCCGGAGACGCGGAGGCTGGTGAGACAGCGGCAGGAGGAACTGTGCCTAGAAAGGCAGTACCGGTGGATCGAGCACAATG GCTACTGCCAAAGCATACCCTCGAGAAACAGTTTGTAG